The DNA sequence TTGCACGATGAGAATCGAAATTTTGTGCGTGAGGGGCTGGTCCAGTTGTCGCGCGGCGCGCGCTGCGGCGTGCGGGCCTTGAAGCAGGTGGCGGGGGTGACGCGGGATTGCACGGCGGAAACGATCGCCTTCAAGCTGGCGCCCCGCATCAATGCCGCCGGGCGATTGGACGATGCCATGTTAGGGGTGCGGTTGCTGACGACCGACAATCCGCTCGAGGCGCAGCAGTTGGCAGACCGGCTGGAGCAGTTGAATCGGGAACGGCAGCGCATCGAAGTGGACATCATGGAAGAGGCGCTGGCGTCATTGAAGGATAAAGAGTTGCCGCCCGCATTGGTCTTGGCTTCCAGGAACTGGCATCTTGGCGTGGTTGGAATTGTCGCCGCTCGGTTGGTGGACCGGTTTCAGCGTCCGGCGATCGTCATGGCCATCAATGAGCAGGGCATTGCGAAGGGCTCGGCGCGGACGACCGGCGGGTTCGATCTCTATCAAGGTTTGGCGTCCTGCCGGGAGATGCTGGAGGCATTCGGCGGACATCCCAGCGCTGCCGGAGTGACGATTCGCGAATCCAGGATTGACGAGTTCCGCGCCAAATTTTCCGATGCAGTCGTAGGCTGGACCCACGAGGGGGCCAAGGTGCCGACGTTAAATGTCGATGCCGAGGTCCGGCTGGACGAAGTGAATCTGAAGCTGATCCAGGAAATCTGTTCGCTGCATCCGTTCGGGGCCGGCAATCCTGAGCCCACGTTTGCCGTGACCCGGCTTGAAGTGATGGAGGCCCGCACCGTCGGCGAGAAACATCTGAAAATGACCGTGCGGCAGGGCTCCTCGGTGCCGTTCGATAGTATTGCGTTCGGGATGAGGTCGTTGCTGGAGCGGGGCATTCCGTCCCGCACGCCGGTGGATCTGGCCTTCACGCCTGAACTGAACCATTGGAACGGCCGTGACAGGATTCAGCTCCGCATTCGCGATGTTCGTCCGAGTGTGATGGAGTGAGTGAGCCATGGTGTACGAAACCGTCACAGATCTTGACCAGTTGCTGGATCGGATCAAGAGTTATGCCGCCGATGCCGATCTCGGGCTAGTCCGCAAGGCCTACGAATTCTCTGCGAAAGCGCATGAAGGGCAGCGGCGCCGGTCCGGAGAACCCTACCTGCAACATCCCATCGCGGTCGCCGGAGTCCTCACCTCGCTTAAAACGGATGTGACCGCCATCGTCGCGGGCCTCCTGCACGATACCCTGGAAGATACGGTCGCCACAGCTGACGAACTTGAAAGAGAGTTCGGCAAGGATGTGCTGCATCTGGTCGACGGGGTGACCAAGATCGGCAAGATCACGTTCCGGAGCTATGAAGAGAAGCAGGCGGAGAATTTCCGCAAGATGTTGCTCTCGATGGCGGACGACATCCGGGTCGTCCTCATCAAGCTCGCCGACCGGCTCCACAACATGCGCACCTTGGAACATCTCGGCGCAGCCAAGCGGCAGGAGATTGCCCAGGAGACGCTGGAGATCTATGCGCCGCTGGCCAATCGCCTCGGGATCGGGTGGGTAAAGAATGAGCTGGAAGACCTCTGTCTCAAGCATCTCAAGCCGGATATCTACGAAATGCTGCGTACCCGCGTGGCGAAACGGGATGAGGATCGGCAGCAGTACATCGATGAAGTCAGCCAGCTTGTGCAGAAGGCCATGCAGGAGAACGGGTTGGCCGGAGAAGTGTACGGCCGCCCCAAGCACCTCTATGGCATCTATCAAAAGATGAACAAGCAGTCGATTACGTTCGAAGAGGTCTATGATCTGACGGCGCTGCGGATCGTGACGGATCTCAAGATGAACTGCTACGCCGTGCTGGGCGTGATCCATTCCCTCTGGCGGCCCGTGCCGGGGCGCTTCAAAGATTACATCGCGATTCCGAAGTCCAATCTCTATCAGTCGCTTCACACGACGGTGGTGGGCCCGAAGGGGGAGCACGTCGAGTTCCAGATTCGCACGGAGGACATGCATCGCATCGCCGAGCACGGCATCGCGGCGCACTGGAAGTATAAGGAGCAGGGACAGGTCGCCGATCGTGACAGCAAGGCGTTCGGCTGGCTCCACCAGTTCGTCGAGTGGCATGAGGATTTGTCGGATAACCGGCAGTTCATGGACTCGGTGAAGCTCGATCTCTTCCACGACGTGGTCTATGTGTTCACGCCGAAAGGGATCGTGAAGGAGTTGCCGAAGGGATCGACCCCCGTCGATTTTGCTTTCGCGATTCATACCGAGGTCGGAGACCATTGCGTCGGGGCCAAGGTGGACGGGAAGATCGTGCCGCTCAAGCATGAGCTGGCCAGCGGCGATACGGTCGAAATTCTGACCTCGCCTACGCAAACGCCGCACAAGGACTGGCTGAAGTTCGTCCGCACCTCGCGCGCGAAGACCAAGATCAAACATTGGATCAAGCTTGAAGAGCAGACGCGGAGCGTTGAGATCGGCCGCCGGTTGCTGGAGTCAGAGTTCCGCCGTCATGGCATGGCGCCGGCTCAGATGTTCAAGTCGGCAGAGCTGTTGGAGGCGGCCCGTCAATCGGGATTCGACAGCACCGAGGAATTGACCGCCGCCGTGGGCTTCGGCAGCGTGGCGACCTCACAGGTCATCGGCAAACTCGTCCCGCCATCCGGCACGCAGGAGCCGGTTCAGGAACGTCCCGTCGCACACAAACTGGTGGGAGGGAAGAGCGACGGCACCGGGGTGCAGGTCAAGGGATCGCGCGACCTGCTCATGCAGTTGTCGCGCTGTTGTCATCCCGTGCCTGGCGATCGCATCCTCGGCTATATCACGCGAGGGCGCGGCCTGACGATCCATGCTGTCGACTGTCCGAACCTTGTGGCGCTGGACTATGATAAAGAGCGGCTAGTTGAAGTGGAGTGGGACTCGGCCACACCCGGCACCCATTCTGTCAAAATGTCCATTGTGGCCGTCGATAAGACCGGGGTGCTGGCGAATGTGTCCTCTGCGATTGCGGCTTGCCACGCCAACATCAGCCGCGCCGAGATTACGACGCGGGAGGATCAGAAAGCTGAGCTGGATTTCGTCGTAGAAGTGTCAGGCACCCAGCATCTCGATCAGGTGCTAAAAGCCGTCGAACGGGTGGATGGCGTCATTACCGCGAGAAGATTACGGGCCTGGCAGGAACGATCCTAGTCGGATGCTGAAAAAACCCACCAGCGGCGTTCTCGCCTCGAAAGCATCCTGAACATAGCCCAGAGGCTACGCCTCCGGTGCTTTCATCGGCTGCGGCCTTGCTGGATGAGCTTTTTGAGCATCCTGCATAAAGATAGTTCGTCAGGGAACCTTGAATTGTAACTTCGATCCCCTCTGCAACTTCAAACTCTCCGCTCTGCCTCCCGCGAGTTCCAGGACATAGAGCGACTCGTCATTCGGACGATATTGCGGGCAACTGTCGTCCTGTCTCGTGCAGATCGGGACGTTCGACTCGATGTGGACGATCTGCTTCTTGTCGTTCATCCAAATAATGTCGAGCGGGATCTTGGTGTTCTTCATCCAGAAGGTCCAGGGCTGCGCTTGGAGGAACGTGAAGAGCATGCCGCGGTCGGCGCCGAGGTGTGTGCGGTACATCAAGCCTTCTGCGCGTTTCTGGGGCGTGTCTGCCAGCTCCGCATGGATGATGGCGCCGCCTGGGAGGGTAATCGGGATCAGGCCTGCCGGAACCTGGTCGGGTCCAGCCTGTGTGGAGCCAGGGAAGAAGAGGAGCAGGATGAAGAGCGCCGCGAGTCGTCGTTGCATCGCGGCATCCTATCGGCCAGTCGGAGATGAGTCAAGCTGGGGGCCGCACGGTGGCAGGGGGCCATTGGCAATATTGGCCGGGGGTATCTTGCAATCACATTGTTGCCTATGCGATCCTCGGCTAACTTACGCAAGGGAGGGGCCCATGAAAGAGGTTCGGAAAGTTCATTACGTCAAAGGCGTGTTTGTGTGTCCGACGTGCCGACAGTCCTATGTGCAGGAAAAGTGGATCGAAGCCTGGCGGGTCCGTTGCCACAAGTGCGATTACCGCGGGGCCCTCACGGACGTCTCTGTCGAAGAGCGCATGGAAGAGGAAATCGTCCGTCGTTGAACCGGCGTCACGCCTGTGCACCGATTCCTGCTCCCTGTGAGTCGATGTTGTCTG is a window from the Nitrospirota bacterium genome containing:
- the recJ gene encoding single-stranded-DNA-specific exonuclease RecJ, with translation MKSKLWVFRDINLSQRASLVQALSISPATASLFLARGVTTPDEATSWMSLQSPHDPFLIPDMEQAVERLHRAVTTREPICFYGDYDVDGITATSVYLSFFGGLGANVRAYVPHRLREGYGLNLSAVQRLHDEGISLLVTSDCGTTSHKEIALAAKLGMDVVVTDHHQSDEEMPPAVAVLNPHRAGALYPFRGLCSAALAYKVAQAYQLRYGVAGVPLESLLDLVALATVADVVPLHDENRNFVREGLVQLSRGARCGVRALKQVAGVTRDCTAETIAFKLAPRINAAGRLDDAMLGVRLLTTDNPLEAQQLADRLEQLNRERQRIEVDIMEEALASLKDKELPPALVLASRNWHLGVVGIVAARLVDRFQRPAIVMAINEQGIAKGSARTTGGFDLYQGLASCREMLEAFGGHPSAAGVTIRESRIDEFRAKFSDAVVGWTHEGAKVPTLNVDAEVRLDEVNLKLIQEICSLHPFGAGNPEPTFAVTRLEVMEARTVGEKHLKMTVRQGSSVPFDSIAFGMRSLLERGIPSRTPVDLAFTPELNHWNGRDRIQLRIRDVRPSVME
- a CDS encoding bifunctional (p)ppGpp synthetase/guanosine-3',5'-bis(diphosphate) 3'-pyrophosphohydrolase is translated as MVYETVTDLDQLLDRIKSYAADADLGLVRKAYEFSAKAHEGQRRRSGEPYLQHPIAVAGVLTSLKTDVTAIVAGLLHDTLEDTVATADELEREFGKDVLHLVDGVTKIGKITFRSYEEKQAENFRKMLLSMADDIRVVLIKLADRLHNMRTLEHLGAAKRQEIAQETLEIYAPLANRLGIGWVKNELEDLCLKHLKPDIYEMLRTRVAKRDEDRQQYIDEVSQLVQKAMQENGLAGEVYGRPKHLYGIYQKMNKQSITFEEVYDLTALRIVTDLKMNCYAVLGVIHSLWRPVPGRFKDYIAIPKSNLYQSLHTTVVGPKGEHVEFQIRTEDMHRIAEHGIAAHWKYKEQGQVADRDSKAFGWLHQFVEWHEDLSDNRQFMDSVKLDLFHDVVYVFTPKGIVKELPKGSTPVDFAFAIHTEVGDHCVGAKVDGKIVPLKHELASGDTVEILTSPTQTPHKDWLKFVRTSRAKTKIKHWIKLEEQTRSVEIGRRLLESEFRRHGMAPAQMFKSAELLEAARQSGFDSTEELTAAVGFGSVATSQVIGKLVPPSGTQEPVQERPVAHKLVGGKSDGTGVQVKGSRDLLMQLSRCCHPVPGDRILGYITRGRGLTIHAVDCPNLVALDYDKERLVEVEWDSATPGTHSVKMSIVAVDKTGVLANVSSAIAACHANISRAEITTREDQKAELDFVVEVSGTQHLDQVLKAVERVDGVITARRLRAWQERS
- a CDS encoding DUF192 domain-containing protein, with protein sequence MQRRLAALFILLLFFPGSTQAGPDQVPAGLIPITLPGGAIIHAELADTPQKRAEGLMYRTHLGADRGMLFTFLQAQPWTFWMKNTKIPLDIIWMNDKKQIVHIESNVPICTRQDDSCPQYRPNDESLYVLELAGGRAESLKLQRGSKLQFKVP